The region AGGACGGACTTGAAATCCTTGCAAATAATCATTCTATCGATGTGGTTGTTCTAGATGTAAAAATGCCGGGTATCGGCGGAATAGATGTTCTTAAGATGATCAAGACAGAGCATCCGTTAGTGGAAGTAATAATGCTCACAGGACATGCGACTGTTGAAAGTGCCATTGATGGTATGAAGAACGGCGCTTTTGATTACATGCTTAAGCCGTGTGAGATGGAAGAACTTCTTGCGAAAATTAAGGATGCCTATCTGAAAAAGCAGTCTCAGGAAAATAAAATATATGAAGCTAGAGCAAGGCATATTGAATTGCGAAGAGGCGATTAGAAGGGGTTGTCATGAATACTCAGATAATCAGGGTTCTGCTTGTAGATGATGAAAGAGGGTTCACGGATGTCTTGCAGAAGCGGCTCGGAAAACGTGGTTTGGATATTATGACTGCCTTTGGTGGGACTGTCGCAATTCAGTGTTTAAGGAAGAATGATTTTGATGTCGCAATTCTGGATCTTAAAATGGAGGATATGGATGGAATTGAAGTACTTAAAATATTTAAAAAGATGGCTCCGGACATGCCTGTAATCATGCTTACCGGTCATGGATCTGGAAAAGCAGCCAAAGAAGGAATGGCCCACGGGGCTTTTGATTATCTTTTAAAGCCTTGTGATCTGGAAGAGTTACTCGGAAAAATTCATCAGGCAGTTAAAAGCTAAATTGGAAGAATCCTTCAGGCGTTAACGCATCAGAAGGTGATGATAGTGGTAATTAGTAGGAATGAGAACGTAAAAAATAAAATAAGGATAATTTTATGAAGTTCGCACGTAAATTTTATGCAGCATTGCAACAGGCCGCTATGGCTCATGCAATGTGGGATCTGGAGGTCTCCACCAGTATTATCAAGGATAAGCGTAAAGTATGGCTTCTTGCTATACTTACAGCTTTAGGACTGATGGTTTCACTAGCTTTTGCTGATGACCTTAATCTACCGTCAATGCTCGGCGGTAAAAAAGCTTATACTCCGGCGTTTTATACCACAGGTATTTTTGTGGCTTCGATCGCCATCGGTGTTTGTGCCGGTTTGATTACCGGATGTATCGGAGCAGGTGGTGGGTTCATCATCACCCCTGCATTGATGTCGGCAGGTATTAAGGGGATTTTGGCTGTTGGTACGGACTTGTTTCATATTTTTGCTAAAGCAATCATGGGAACGGCTGTGCATAAGAAGCTAGGAAACGTTTCGGTTGGACTTGCTATTGCTTTTTTAGTGGGGTCAGGAGCAGGAGTACTCGGAGGCGGTGTTTTAAACCGTATGATTTACGAGGCTAATCCTGTTGCTTCTGATGCTTTCATCTCCGTTATTTATGTTGTTTTATTGGGTTTTCTTGGCATGTATGCAATGCTCGACTTCCTGCGCTTACGCAAAGCCGGATCCGGCAGTGATGCACATGGAGGCGGAGCTATTAGTTCCGGCGGTCTTCCTGCCAAACTTC is a window of Desulfovibrio sp. UCD-KL4C DNA encoding:
- a CDS encoding response regulator, whose translation is MLATILLIDDEHGFVDTMSKRLSKRSLTVHTAYNGQDGLEILANNHSIDVVVLDVKMPGIGGIDVLKMIKTEHPLVEVIMLTGHATVESAIDGMKNGAFDYMLKPCEMEELLAKIKDAYLKKQSQENKIYEARARHIELRRGD
- a CDS encoding response regulator translates to MNTQIIRVLLVDDERGFTDVLQKRLGKRGLDIMTAFGGTVAIQCLRKNDFDVAILDLKMEDMDGIEVLKIFKKMAPDMPVIMLTGHGSGKAAKEGMAHGAFDYLLKPCDLEELLGKIHQAVKS
- a CDS encoding sulfite exporter TauE/SafE family protein, whose product is MKFARKFYAALQQAAMAHAMWDLEVSTSIIKDKRKVWLLAILTALGLMVSLAFADDLNLPSMLGGKKAYTPAFYTTGIFVASIAIGVCAGLITGCIGAGGGFIITPALMSAGIKGILAVGTDLFHIFAKAIMGTAVHKKLGNVSVGLAIAFLVGSGAGVLGGGVLNRMIYEANPVASDAFISVIYVVLLGFLGMYAMLDFLRLRKAGSGSDAHGGGAISSGGLPAKLQSAHIPPMISFDEDLIPGGKKISGLFVALCGVVVGFMAAIMGVGGGFLTFPMFVYVLGVSSFTTVGTDILQIIFTAGFAAISQYAIYGFIFYTLAMGMLLGSLLGIQIGALVTKLVPGLYIRGFYALAILAGFVNRLFAMPSKLNDMKIISMNLDLCAFLTNVGNWLFFLTIGAFAVWVIGTFLSKIKELREG